One Brassica napus cultivar Da-Ae chromosome A1, Da-Ae, whole genome shotgun sequence genomic region harbors:
- the LOC106363848 gene encoding non-specific lipid transfer protein GPI-anchored 26-like isoform X1: protein MKPGMCLLFLTVSMAVMSTVSAQSTCTNVLISMAPCLGYITGNSSSPSQQCCSQLAHVLRSSGECLCEVLKGGGPHLGINFNKTQALALPKACNVQTPPVSLCNDDSSVKSPTGPSNTSEHGNGSKTVPGHRSTSRGSSIKVSFSLLAVLSAVSYIINYSRY from the exons atgaaacctGGAATGTGTTTACTGTTTCTTACAGTTTCAATGGCGGTGATGTCCACGGTTTCTGCTCAATCGACCTGCACAAATGTGCTAATTAGTATGGCGCCATGTCTCGGCTACATCACCGGaaactcttcttctccttctcaacAATGCTGCAGTCAGTTGGCTCATGTTCTCAGGTCTTCTGGTGAGTGTTTGTGTGAAGTTCTCAAAGGTGGAGGCCCTCATCTTGGGatcaattttaataaaacacaggCTCTTGCTTTGCCTAAAGCTTGTAATGTTCAAACTCCTCCTGTTAGTCTCTGCAACG ATGATTCTTCTGTTAAATCGCCTACAGGACCATCCAACACTTCAG AACATGGAAATGGATCAAAAACAGTTCCAGGACATAGGTCAACATCTCGTGGGAGTTCCATCAAGGTCTCATTCTCTCTTCTCGCCGTCCTTTCTGCGGTTTCCTACATCATAAACTACTCCAGATACTGA
- the LOC106363848 gene encoding non-specific lipid transfer protein GPI-anchored 26-like isoform X2, giving the protein MKPGMCLLFLTVSMAVMSTVSAQSTCTNVLISMAPCLGYITGNSSSPSQQCCSQLAHVLRSSGECLCEVLKGGGPHLGINFNKTQALALPKACNVQTPPVSLCNGPSNTSEHGNGSKTVPGHRSTSRGSSIKVSFSLLAVLSAVSYIINYSRY; this is encoded by the exons atgaaacctGGAATGTGTTTACTGTTTCTTACAGTTTCAATGGCGGTGATGTCCACGGTTTCTGCTCAATCGACCTGCACAAATGTGCTAATTAGTATGGCGCCATGTCTCGGCTACATCACCGGaaactcttcttctccttctcaacAATGCTGCAGTCAGTTGGCTCATGTTCTCAGGTCTTCTGGTGAGTGTTTGTGTGAAGTTCTCAAAGGTGGAGGCCCTCATCTTGGGatcaattttaataaaacacaggCTCTTGCTTTGCCTAAAGCTTGTAATGTTCAAACTCCTCCTGTTAGTCTCTGCAACG GACCATCCAACACTTCAG AACATGGAAATGGATCAAAAACAGTTCCAGGACATAGGTCAACATCTCGTGGGAGTTCCATCAAGGTCTCATTCTCTCTTCTCGCCGTCCTTTCTGCGGTTTCCTACATCATAAACTACTCCAGATACTGA
- the LOC106369204 gene encoding proteasome subunit beta type-2-A produces MECVFGLVGNGFAIVAADTSAVHSILVHKNNEDKIMALDSHKLIAASGEPGDRVQFTEYVQKNVSLYQFRNGIPLTTAAAANFTRGELATALRKNPYSVNILMAGYDKEAGASLYYIDYIATLHKVDKGAFGYGSYFSLSTMDRHFRSDMSVEEAIDLVDKCILEIRSRLVIAPPNFVIKIVDKDGAREHAWRQSVQDVTTAAV; encoded by the exons ATGGAGTGCGTGTTCGGTCTCGTAGGTAATGGATTCGCTATTGTTGCGGCGGACACGTCGGCGGTTCACAGTATCCTTGTACACAAGAACAACGAGGACAAGATCATGGCCCTTGACTCCCACAAGCTCATCGCTGCAAGCGGCGAGCCTGGTGACCG GGTTCAGTTTACGGAGTATGTACAGAAGAATGTGTCACTGTATCAGTTCCGGAACGGCATCCCTTTGACTACCGCTGCTGCTGCCAACTTCACTCGTGGTGAGCTCGCCACTGCCTTGCGAAAG AATCCCTACTCTGTGAACATCCTGATGGCTGGCTACGACAAAGAAGCAGGCGCATCTCTTTACTACATTGACTACATTGCAACTCTTCACAAGGTTGACAAGGGCGCATTCGGTTACGGCTCCTACTTCTCCCTCTCCACTATGGACAGGCACTTCCGCAGTGACATGTCTGTTGAAGAAGCCATCGATTTGGTCGACAAATGCATACTTGAGATCAGGTCGAGGCTGGTCATCGCACCACCAAACTTTGTGATCAAGATCGTCGACAAGGATGGAGCTCGCGAGCACGCTTGGCGTCAGTCTGTGCAAGATGTCACCACTGCTGCTGTCTAA
- the LOC106369203 gene encoding DExH-box ATP-dependent RNA helicase DExH16, mitochondrial produces the protein MAYSLLRIRKVSPFGISRVLQADKASLWRFHLEPECAQFLRFGVFTRNYGKILGSSHYDFTGSGSTSSFDFTDLTCPHTWYPIARRKKRKVILHVGPTNSGKTYNALKQLERSSSGVYCGPLRLLAWEVAKRLNKANVPCDLITGQEKELVEGANHKSVTVEMADVTSVYDCAIIDEIQMVGCKQRGFSFTRALLGIAANELHLCGDPAVVPLIEDILKVTGDDVEVLTYERLSPLVPLKVPVRSVSDIKTGDCLVTFSRKDIYRHKNTIEKAGKHLCSVVYGSLPPETRTAQATRFNDATNDFDVLVASDAIGMGLNLNISRIIFSTLEKFDGTETRDLTVSEIKQIAGRAGRFRSQFPVGEVTCLHKEDLPLLHSSLKSPSPIIERAGLFPTYDLLSRYSQAHPKLGLYKILEHFVENAKLSSNYFISNVEDMMKAAALVDELPLKLQDKYLFVVSPVDINDEISGRGFAQFAQNYSKTRVVKLREILSDDTVKVPRTPTELKELESIHKVLDLYVWLSLRLEDSFPDREVATSQKSICNVLIEQFLEANRLISPIPFSSKKLRSRRKF, from the exons atggcGTATTCTCTTCTTCGGATTCGAAAGGTTTCACCTTTCGGAATCTCTCGTGTTCTTCAAG CTGATAAGGCAAGTTTGTGGCGGTTTCACTTGGAACCTGAGTGTGCTCAGTTTTTGAGATTTGGTGTCTTCACTAGGAACTACGGAAAGATCTTAGGATCCTCTCACTACGACTTCACTGGCTCCGGATCTACCTCATCCTTCGATTTCACTGATCTCAC CTGTCCTCACACATGGTATCCAATTGCTCGGAGGAAGAAGCGCAAAGTCATTCTACATGTTGGTCCCACAAACAGTGGCAAAACATATAATGCCCTCAAGCAACTTGAGCGTAGTTCTTCAG GTGTGTATTGTGGTCCGTTAAGATTGTTGGCATGGGAGGTAGCTAAACGCTTAAACAAAGCTAATGTTCCTTGTGATTTGATCACCGGACAAGAGAAAGAGTTAGTGGAAGGTGCTAATCACAAATCCGTCACTGTTGAAATGGCTGATGTTACCTCTGTCTACGACTGTGCCATCATTGACGAGATTCAG ATGGTGGGATGTAAACAAAGGGGGTTTTCATTTACTCGTGCTCTACTCGGGATTGCAGCTAATGAACTACATTTATGTGGTGATCCAGCTGTCGTTCCTCTTATTGAAGACATTCTGAAAGTAACTGGTGATGATGTTGAG GTTCTTACATATGAGAGGCTCTCACCATTAGTCCCTTTGAAGGTTCCAGTTCGGTCAGTTTCCGATATTAAAACTGGGGATTGTCTTGTAACCTTTTCGAGAAAAGATATATATAGGCATAAG AACACAATTGAAAAGGCGGGGAAGCATCTTTGCTCTGTGGTTTATGGTTCATTGCCTCCAGAGACTCGTACAGCGCAG GCAACAAGGTTTAACGACGCGACCAATGACTTTGATGTGCTTGTTGCGAGCGATGCGATTGGCATGGGTCTTAATTTGAATATTTCAAGAATTATCTTCTCCACCCTTGAAAAATTTGATGGTACCGAGACCAGAGACCTAACAGTATCTGAGATTAAACAAATTGCAG GGAGAGCTGGCAGATTCCGTTCACAGTTTCCTGTTGGAGAAGTAACTTGTTTGCATAAAGAAGATCTTCCGTTGCTTCATTCGTCTTTGAAGTCTCCTTCACCTATTATTGAg CGTGCTGGACTGTTTCCAACGTATGACCTCCTATCTAGATATTCGCAAGCACACCCTAAACTCGGACTGTACAAGATTTTG GAACATTTCGTTGAAAATGCAAAGTTATCTTCTAACTACTTTATCTCTAATGTTGAAGACATGATG AAAGCTGCAGCTCTTGTTGATGAATTACCTCTCAAATTGCAAGACAAGTACCTATTTGTGGTCAG TCCAGTTGACATAAATGATGAAATATCTGGTCGGGGATTTGCACAG TTTGCTCAAAACTACTCGAAAACACGCGTTGTGAAGCTCCGAGAGATACTTTCAGATGACACAGTGAAGGTTCCCAGAACACCTACAGAGCTCAAAGAACTTGAATCCATTCACAAG GTTTTGGATCTGTACGTATGGTTAAGCTTAAGGCTAGAGGACTCTTTTCCTGACAGGGAAGTGGCAACTTCACAAAAGTCAATCTGCAATGT ACTGATTGAGCAGTTCTTAGAGGCAAATAGATTGATCTCTCCCATCCCCTTCTCAAGCAAAAAACTGAGGAGCCGGCGTAAATTCTAA
- the LOC106369201 gene encoding F-box protein DOR: protein METQQTLNVSWDSQRNTLSKTSDNGRESSSASPIPTDVIVDIFSRLPLKSIAICRCVSKLWASVLRLPDFTDLFLTKSSTRPQLLHARVTNSELFLFSSSASPHPDENSSPPPVVATRHMKLSFGGFGEISCGRPVYGLVFVKHVRVLDGETETSLAICNPSTRQVLHLPKVEMKRLKVRSMFGYDPVDKQYKVLCMTTDGGHHQVLTLGGSWRMLECCIPHYDYPLLKEICIDGVLYYKSINQSTQTYLIVCFDVRSEKFRPIEAKGSLGRAVLTGDMVNYGGRLGLIICEDNRGNVGAINRRSSRFKLWVLEDVEKQEWSERVFVLPAEWKNVVGEHRLNFVGVASRTNEIVLSSWYPINCFYLFYFDPEIDTVVRVEMQGVDMDVSNYAVLQTFLDHVEDVKLYA from the coding sequence ATGGAAACGCAGCAGACTCTCAACGTCTCCTGGGACTCCCAACGCAACACGCTATCGAAAACCTCAGATAACGGAAGAGAAAGCAGCTCCGCATCGCCGATCCCAACCGATGTTATAGTGGACATCTTCTCGAGGCTACCGTTGAAATCAATAGCGATATGCCGCTGCGTCTCGAAGCTCTGGGCCTCCGTACTCCGCCTTCCAGATTTCACTGACCTCTTCTTAACCAAATCTTCTACTCGCCCGCAGCTCTTGCACGCGCGCGTAACAAACAGTGAGCTGttcctcttctcctcctccgcctCACCGCATCCGGACGAGAACTCGTCTCCTCCTCCTGTAGTCGCCACCCGTCATATGAAGTTGTCGTTTGGTGGTTTCGGTGAGATTAGCTGTGGTCGTCCTGTCTATGGTTTGGTCTTTGTTAAACACGTGCGGGTCTTAGATGGAGAGACGGAGACATCGTTGGCGATTTGTAACCCTAGCACCAGACAAGTCTTGCATTTACCCAAAGTGGAGATGAAGAGGCTTAAGGTGAGGAGCATGTTTGGGTATGATCCGGTTGATAAACAATACAAGGTGCTGTGCATGACAACCGATGGAGGACACCATCAAGTTCTGACATTAGGAGGGTCATGGAGAATGCTCGAGTGTTGCATTCCCCATTATGATTATCCACTACTTAAAGAGATATGCATCGATGGTGTTTTGTATTACAAATCTATTAATCAGTCCACACAGACTTATTTAATAGTTTGCTTTGACGTTAGGTCTGAGAAGTTCAGGCCCATTGAAGCCAAGGGAAGTCTCGGAAGAGCTGTGCTGACTGGGGATATGGTCAACTACGGTGGTAGATTGGGTTTGATTATCTGTGAGGATAACCGAGGAAATGTCGGTGCTATCAATAGAAGAAGCTCAAGGTTTAAGTTGTGGGTTTTAGAAGATGTCGAGAAACAGGAATGGTCTGAGCGTGTATTTGTCTTGCCTGCTGAGTGGAAGAATGTAGTTGGGGAACACAGGTTGAACTTTGTTGGGGTGGCGTCTCGGACCAACGAGATTGTGTTGTCATCGTGGTACCCGATTAACTGTTTCTACCTCTTCTACTTCGATCCTGAGATCGACACTGTTGTGAGAGTTGAAATGCAAGGAGTGGATATGGATGTGTCTAACTATGCTGTACTTCAAACCTTTCTAGACCATGTTGAAGATGTGAAGCTctatgcatag
- the LOC106365385 gene encoding F-box protein DOR-like yields the protein MNTQHRNNVSDDCQSINLRHHNTRSSKPSDHGRESSSALPIPTDLIIDIFSRLPLKSIAICRCVSKTWASTLRRQDFTDFYLRKSSTRPQILLAPVKNRELFFFSSPQPQYLQENLPSVVANCHMKLSFGGFGEIRCGRPVHGLACLRQLRVSEGERETVLFICNPSTRQVLHLPKVKTSRPVVKSMFGYDPIDKQFKVLCMTRFNDGRDYHEHQVLTLGAPDRSWRMLECCIPHYGDPPKEICINGVLYYKSINKSTETYLIVCFDVRSEMFSFIEVKVTLQRALLRGALRNYNGKLGLFISEDNGYFRSSISERSTSVQLWVLEDVEKQEWSDHINLLPALWKNLVGRDYLFFAGVTLTNEIVLAPSSPSNPFYLYYLNTKRNTVVVRLVEIQGIDVSDYYMDHVVLDHVEDVKLYDV from the coding sequence ATGAACACACAGCATAGGAACAACGTTTCTGATGATTGTCAATCCATTAATCTACGACATCATAACACGCGATCATCAAAACCCTCAGATCACGGAAGAGAAAGCAGCTCCGCATTGCCTATCCCAACAGATCTCATAATCGACATCTTCTCGAGGCTGCCGTTGAAGTCAATAGCCATATGTCGCTGCGTATCGAAGACATGGGCCTCCACGCTCCGCCGCCAAGATTTCACCGACTTTTACTTAAGAAAATCCTCTACTCGCCCGCAGATCTTGCTCGCACCGGTAAAAAATCGTGAgctgttcttcttctcttcaccaCAGCCTCAATATCTGCAGGAGAACTTGCCTTCTGTAGTCGCCAACTGTCATATGAAGTTGTCCTTTGGTGGTTTCGGTGAAATTCGTTGTGGTCGTCCTGTCCATGGTTTGGCTTGTCTTAGGCAGTTGCGGGTCTCAGAGGGAGAGAGGGAGACAGTGTTATTTATATGTAACCCTAGCACCAGACAAGTCTTACATTTACCCAAAGTAAAGACGAGTAGACCTGTCGTGAAGAGCATGTTTGGGTATGATCCGATTGATAAACAGTTCAAGGTATTGTGCATGACACGGTTTAACGATGGAAGAGACTATCACGAGCATCAAGTTCTGACACTAGGAGCTCCAGACCGGTCATGGAGAATGCTCGAGTGTTGCATTCCCCATTATGGTGATCCACCTAAAGAGATATGTATCAATGGCGTTTTGtattataaatcaattaatAAGTCGACAGAGACTTATTTAATAGTTTGCTTTGACGTTAGGTCTGAGATGTTCAGTTTTATTGAAGTCAAGGTAACACTACAGAGAGCACTGCTCCGTGGAGCTCTGAGAAACTACAATGGTAAATTAGGCTTATTTATTTCTGAAGATAATGGGTATTTTCGAAGCTCTATTAGTGAAAGAAGTACAAGTGTTCAACTCTGGGTTCTAGAAGATGTCGAAAAACAAGAATGGTCGGATCATATCAACTTATTGCCAGCTTTGTGGAAGAATCTAGTTGGAAGAGACTATTTATTCTTTGCTGGAGTGACTCTGACAAACGAGATTGTGTTGGCGCCGAGCTCTCCATCCAACCCTTTCTACCTTTACTACTTAAATACCAAGAGGAACACTGTCGTCGTAAGACTTGTTGAAATCCAAGGAATAGATGTGTCTGACTATTATATGGATCACGTCGTTTTAGATCATGTGGAGGACGTGAAGCTCTATGATGTTTAG